In Bacillus sp. NP247, one DNA window encodes the following:
- the zapA gene encoding cell division protein ZapA → MSQQKGNKSRINVEIYGQQYSVVGDESTSHIRMVAAIVDDKMRELNAKNPSLDTSRLAVLTAVNVIHDYIKLKEEHEKLKESMTQKGIE, encoded by the coding sequence TTGTCACAACAAAAGGGAAATAAAAGTCGAATTAATGTAGAAATATATGGCCAACAGTATTCAGTTGTTGGCGATGAAAGTACAAGTCATATCCGCATGGTAGCAGCGATTGTGGATGATAAAATGCGCGAACTCAATGCCAAGAATCCTTCGCTTGATACAAGTAGACTAGCGGTATTGACGGCGGTAAACGTCATACACGATTACATAAAATTAAAAGAAGAACATGAGAAATTGAAAGAAAGTATGACACAAAAAGGAATTGAATAA
- a CDS encoding CvpA family protein, giving the protein MIDIIIILLLVMGFFLGLRRGFILQLVKLTSFIIAYLVAYWYCKDLAPALAKIIPYPFDKNVSVPEWIDANNIEGVFYQAIAFIVLFIITKIALSLLGNLLNMFAEIPVLKQVNAVAGALLGFLEVYIILFVLIIVGSILPIEQIQTPLQKSSISKIIVDDTPILSEKVKELWQTGSRV; this is encoded by the coding sequence ATGATTGATATTATTATCATTTTATTGCTTGTTATGGGATTCTTCCTCGGTTTACGCAGAGGATTTATTTTGCAACTTGTAAAGTTAACAAGCTTTATTATCGCATACCTCGTTGCATACTGGTATTGTAAAGATTTAGCGCCAGCACTTGCGAAAATTATTCCGTATCCATTTGATAAGAATGTTTCTGTTCCAGAATGGATAGATGCGAATAATATTGAGGGTGTCTTCTATCAAGCAATTGCGTTTATCGTATTATTTATTATTACAAAAATCGCACTTTCACTACTTGGTAATTTACTGAATATGTTTGCAGAAATCCCAGTTTTAAAGCAAGTCAATGCGGTTGCTGGGGCACTTCTTGGCTTTTTAGAAGTGTATATCATTCTGTTTGTCTTAATTATTGTTGGATCAATTCTTCCAATTGAACAAATACAAACACCATTACAAAAATCATCAATTAGCAAAATAATTGTAGACGATACACCGATTCTTTCTGAAAAGGTGAAGGAACTATGGCAGACAGGTAGCAGAGTGTAA
- a CDS encoding YuzL family protein, giving the protein MSKKVKTDHSRSSLGSSEVEGQGTTTHETGSHKVSSSNKKQKRS; this is encoded by the coding sequence ATGAGTAAGAAAGTGAAAACAGATCATTCTAGATCAAGCCTAGGTTCTTCAGAGGTGGAAGGACAAGGAACAACTACGCATGAAACGGGTTCTCATAAAGTATCTTCATCAAATAAGAAGCAGAAGCGAAGTTAA
- the rnhC gene encoding ribonuclease HIII, translated as MSNSIVIQTSSTVIEDMKQQYKQALSPKIPQGGIFMAKVQSCTITAYKSGKVMFQGGRAEAEAARWQTVSQTPKSAVKKSVDSHRYAPPTSIGTMSILGSDEVGTGDYFGPMTVVAVYVDAKQIPLLKELGVKDSKNLNDAQIAEIAKQLLHVVPYSSLVLHNEKYNELFDKGNNQGKLKALLHNKAITNLLAKIAPTKPEGILIDQFTQPDTYYKYLAKQKQVQRENVYFATKGESVHLAVAAASILARYSFVKQFDELSKKAGMPLPKGAGKQVDIAAAKLIQKIGKERLPEFVKLHFANTEKAFRLLKK; from the coding sequence TTGTCAAATTCTATCGTAATACAAACAAGTTCTACAGTAATTGAAGACATGAAACAACAATACAAACAAGCACTTAGCCCCAAAATTCCGCAAGGCGGTATCTTTATGGCAAAAGTTCAATCTTGCACAATTACAGCTTATAAATCAGGAAAAGTAATGTTCCAAGGAGGCCGTGCTGAAGCTGAAGCTGCTCGTTGGCAAACTGTCTCTCAAACACCGAAATCAGCTGTGAAAAAATCGGTTGATTCACATCGTTATGCGCCGCCCACTTCCATCGGTACAATGTCTATTCTAGGATCAGACGAAGTAGGTACTGGTGATTACTTCGGACCGATGACAGTAGTTGCTGTATATGTGGATGCGAAGCAAATTCCACTTTTAAAAGAACTTGGTGTAAAAGACTCAAAAAACTTAAACGATGCTCAAATTGCTGAGATTGCAAAACAACTCCTTCACGTTGTTCCTTACAGCTCCCTCGTTCTTCACAATGAAAAATATAATGAGCTATTTGATAAAGGAAACAACCAAGGTAAACTGAAAGCTTTACTGCATAATAAAGCAATTACAAACTTATTGGCAAAAATTGCACCTACAAAACCAGAAGGCATCTTAATCGACCAATTTACACAGCCTGATACATACTATAAATATTTAGCGAAACAAAAACAGGTACAGCGTGAAAATGTGTATTTCGCTACAAAAGGTGAAAGCGTCCATTTAGCAGTAGCCGCCGCTTCCATTTTGGCTCGTTACTCATTCGTAAAACAATTTGACGAACTAAGCAAAAAAGCTGGTATGCCACTTCCAAAAGGTGCAGGTAAACAAGTTGATATCGCCGCTGCTAAATTAATTCAAAAGATCGGAAAAGAAAGACTACCTGAGTTTGTGAAACTGCATTTTGCTAATACAGAGAAAGCGTTTCGCTTACTGAAAAAATAA